The DNA window ACGCTCGATCCCTTTCTTCGCCAGTTGCGGCAGCAGTTCGACCGGCAGAAAGTCCCGCCGGATCGGCTCCAGCTCCGGCGCCTCCAGCCAGGAGTAATCAAACGGCTGGCTAAGCTGCCAGAAGTGCTGGTGCGAATCAATCTTCATAACGCCTCTCCAGACGACCGCCAGGGACGCGAACGCATCCCTGCGGCATTTCGGTTCTCACGCTCCCCGCAACTGGCAGGGAAACGAAAAAGAAGCAGTCCTTTCGCGGGGCGAAAGGCAATGCAACGGCGACTAAATGGTGACCGAGGAGAAACCGCCGTCGACCACAATGTTCTGGCCCGTCACAAACGAGGAAGCACGGGACGAAGCCAGCCAGACGACGGCGCCGTCAAGCTCTTCCGGTTTGCCGAACCGCGCCATGGGCGTGTGGCCGACGATCTGCCCGCCGCGTTCGGTGTAGCCGCCGTCCTCGGTGAACAGCAGCGCCCGGTTCTGTTCGGCCGGGAAAAAGCCGGGGCTGATGGCGTTGACCCGCACCCCTTTTTCGGCCCATTCCCGGGCCAGGAATTTGGTGAGGTTGATCACGGCCGCTTTAGCGGCCGAATAGGCCACCACGCGCGACAGCGGGATCATGCCGGCCATGGAAGCGATATTGATAATGCTGCCCCGCCCGGCGCCGACCATCCCTTCGCCAAAGACCTGGCTGGGCGACAGCGCGCCGCCGACCAGGTTCAAATCGAACACGGCCCGCCAGGCTTCCAGCGGCAACTGGCAAAAATCGCTGCCAGGCGGCAGCGTCGCATCGGGCCGGTTGCCGCCGGTCGCGTTGACCAGCACGCTTACCGTATCAAACCGGGACACAATCTGGTCGCGGGCCCGGCAGAGCGAGTCCCGGTCCATGGCGTCGGCCGCCTGGAAAAAAGCCGTCCCGCCGGCGGCTTCGATCGTGGCGACCCGCTGCTGTCCGCGTTCTTCGTTCCGGCCAATAATGGCGACGCGGGCCCCTTGCGCAGCCAGGGCTTCGGCCATACCGCCGCCCAGCACGCCGGTGCCGCCGACCACAACGGCCGTTTCATTTTCCAGATTAAACAGATCAGATTTCATGGTGGATTTCTCAGGTTAGTCCATGCGAACGCCGATGGTCAGCAAGATATTCGCAAAGCGTTGCTGATCGGCCGTTTGAATTGTCAGCACATGATCGGGAGTGGCGACCGCCTCGTAGAAGGCCCATTTTTCAATCGGCTCCAGGCCAATCTCCAGGCCGCCGTCCTGCATCGACTGGCGATACTCGTCCCACACTGGCGGATCTTCGGTCAGGGCGTATGGCCCGGTTGTTTCGTACATCATCGTATTCACGGCCTCCAGCGGCACGGCCGAGATCAGCGCCTGCAGCACCTGGTTGCACGTTACCAGGCCGGGCATCAGGTTCAAATGCAACAGCTCCGCCTGGGGGCCAATCTTGGAAGAAGCCGGGTAGTTGCCGTCGGCGATCAGCACTTTGGAATGGTGGCCGGCCCCGCCCAGCACGCCAAGAATCGTGGGGTGAATCAGTTGCATTTTCAGCATGGGTCGTTCCTTCGGGCGTTGCGAGCTGGACAAGGTTGAACAGGAATGGGGCGAGCGTCAAACAGAGCCGGGCAGCTGTTTCAAGCGACGTCCCCCGCCAAGAGACGTCGCTTTTCTCTCGACGCCCTTACATGCCTTCGGCCAGGGCGGCCAGGTGCCGGCTGAAGTGGTCGGCCAGCACCTCGGTGTAGGTGTCAGGGTTTGACTCCAGGACGGAGCGGACGGCCGGGCCCAGTTCGGGATCGGTCAGCGTGGAGCCGAACGTGCAGTGCAAAATCTGCCGGCCCGGCTCCGTGAAGCCGGCGCCCTGGGGCGTATCGGCCCAGCGTTCCAGGTACAGCTGTTCCAGCCGCGTCGCCTCCAGGCCGTCGTCCGTCGGAACGGCCGCATTGGTGGCCGAAACATGGTAAGTCGCTTTGTCCACATCGTACCGTTGCCGGGCGAACTGTACGATCCGGCGAAACAGCGATTCCTCGTGCCGGGCCACGACCCGCAGCGCTTCCAGATAACTGGTGCCGGCCGTTTTCACATGGAACCGGCCCTTTGTCGCCCGGGCCAAAGCCGGATACATGGACAGTTTATCGGATCCGGAATGCAGGCTCAGTTTGTACGGCCCCAGCAGCTCGGCGATCGCCGCATGCTGATTGAGGGAGGCTTCCAGCGCGCCGACGTCGCCTTTGTAGTCGACCCCTTTTTCCAGTTCTCCAATGAACCGCGGGGCCAGGCTGACCAGTTTCATGCCGCCGCGGAGGCACTGATCGGCGATGATGTAATGCTCGGCCAGCGTGGTCGGCTGGTCGGTTTCGTCGACCGACAGCTCGATCTCATAATCGCGTCCCAGCTGCTCATGGACGCTACGAATATGGTCGCCCAGCGCCAATGCCTGGGCAATCGCGGGACCGTATTTGACGGCCGCCCGCATGCAGGCCTGCTCGTCGAGTTCGATCGTCTGGCCAGTCGGCAAGGGAATCGATTTGCCGCGGTACTGGTCGTACCAGGGCGCCGCATCCCGGGCCGCGGCGAACTTGTCGCGGAGCGTCGCCTCGGAATAATCGTCGGCCTGCTGGTCGACCGCGTCGGACGGATCGATGGTGAAAAAGGTAAAGCCTACGGCGGCCGTCAGATCGACGTCCGCCGGCGTTTTCAGGTGATCGGCGTCGGCGCCAATACGGCCGGTCCAGCCCGCAGAGGCGGCCCCGGTCAGGGCGTCGTCCATCACCTGCTGGGCGGTCCGCTGGGTGCGGGTCATCTCGCGGATCGACTGCTGCGGGAAGATCGGCTCAATGCCGGCCCCGGCGCGTTGCATGGCCGCCACGTGTCCCGGAGTCGCCAGGCCGATGCGATCGCCAAAGCCAAAACTGGGCGCCAGACCTAAAGTTTCGCAACGATTGGAAGTGGGTGAATTCATCAGAGGCGCCGCCTTTCAGTCCCGGAAGTAACGTTGGAATGCTTCAATCGTTTTGACCGCGGCCGTGTCGGCGTCGGGCAAGGGAAAGGCCTCGGCCGAAAGGTAGCCGTCGTAGCCGGTTTCTTTCAACGCAGCGGCGATCGGCGCAAAGTCCATGTGGCCGAGCCCCATCGCCTGGCGATTGGAATCGACGAAGTGGACGTGGCCAATGTACCCCTGCCCTGCCCTGACCGCCGCGGCCAGGTCGGCCTCTTCGATGTTCATGTGGAACAGATCGGCCAGCAGCAACACGTTGCGGGTGGTCAGCGTTTTCAAAAACGCGACGCCGTCGGCGACCGTTTTGATCAGGTTGGTTTCGTAACGGTTCAGCGGCTCATAAATCAGCGGCGCGCCCGCCTTCTCGGCGTAAGGCCCCAGGTCCTCCAGCGCTTCCGCCAGTAGCGCGAGGGCGGCGGCCAGATCCAGCTCTCCGCCCCAGCGGCCTTGCATGGAACCAATGATGGCCGGGGCCTCGTAAGGAGCGCCAAAGTCGATCATCGACCGGATGAACTCGCGGGCGGCCGTCCGCTGGGCCGGATCCGGATCGGTCAGTTTCAGGCCGTGCTTCACCATGCCGGCTCCGGTGCCGACCGCGGCTACCTTTAAATTGTGCTGGTTCAACAGGCCGTTCAGTTCGCCCGCGTCGACCGTATCGGGACCGGGGGCGAAAATCTCGATGGCGTCGTAGCCCAGTTCGGCCGCCCGGGCGCAAGCGGCCGGCAGTCCATCCCAGAATACAAAGGGGCCGCCGCGAGCTTCCTCGACCAGGCTCACGGTCACTGCAGATTTCATCATGGGGGTAATCTCCTTGCAGGCGGCGGGGGCCGCTTCAGGCAACTTCAATGACCGCTTTGATCACGCCCGATTCGGGATGGGTAAACGATTCAAACTGGGCGATCACGTCGTCGAACGCGACGCGGTGCGTGATCCAGGGCTGTGTGTCGATGGTGCCGTCTTCAATCAGGCCAATGATCCGGGCAAAGTCGGCCGGCAAGGCGTTGCGGGAGCCTTTGATGGTCATTTCCGGACGATGCAAGGCCGTATGCAGGAAGGTAATTTCCGACGTGGTAATGCCGACATAGACCAGCGTGCCGGTCGGAGCGACGTACGCCATGGCGTTTGCCATGGAGCGGTTGTTGCCGGTGGCGTCGGTCACGACGAAGTACTTGTCGCCGCCGGTGATCTCGCGGATCTGCTCGACCTCGCTGCCGTCCCCCTGGAAGAGAATCGTATGCGGCACGCCGTATTTCTCGCGGCAGAAGTCCAGCCGCGATTCGACCATATCCATCACCGTGATGGTGGCTCCTGTCAGCCGGGTGAACTCCAGCGTGGCCAGGCCGATCGGTCCGGCGCCGATGATCAGCACATGGTCGCCCTCTTTGGGAGCGCCGCGGTCGGTGGCGTGGCAGCCGATCGCCAGTGTTTCGACCAGGGCCAGCTGTTCGTACGAAAGCTTCGACGAAGGATGCAGCTTGTCGGCCCGGACCAGGAACCGCTCACACAGGCCGCCGTCGACCATCACGCCGATCACGTTCAGCGATTCACAGCAGTTGGTGCTCCCCTTGCGACAGGGGAAACAGGTCCCGCAGTTCATATACGGCTCCACGCTGCAGCGATCGCCCGGCTTGACCTGGGTGACTCCTTCGCCGACTTCCAGCACTTCGACTCCCAGCTCGTGGCCCGGGATGCGCGGGTATTTGAAGAAGGGAAATTTCCCCAGATAGCCGCTGTAGTCGGTGCCGCAAATGCCCATGCGATGGGTCCGCACCAGCGCCTGGCCGGGGCCGGGCGAGCCGGGATCGGCGACTTCGACCTGGGCAAAATTTTTCGGCTCTTCGAGTCGAATGGCTTTCATCGGTCCTGTTTCCTGAATGGGGGGTTATTCGACAACCGTGCGCGGCGGGTCGTTATTTTCGGGTCGGCCTTCGACATAAAACCAGTTATGGATCGGCTGCAGAATGGCCTGCACCTCGGCCAGCAGCTGTTCATCCAGCGGCTGCTGCGCCCATTCCAGCCATGCGGTCACCTGCCGCGGGTCGGCGGTTCCCGTGATACAGGTCGAAAACGACGGATTCGCTATAGAGAACTGTAACGCTAACTGGGCAATGTCGACACCACGGCTGTGGCAATGCCGGGCCGCTTCGGCCGCGATCGCCCGCACCTGGGGCGTCGCCTTGTGCCACGGCGGAAGCGCCGCATTCGTCAGCAAACGGGCCGAGAAAGGGGCCGCGTTCATCAGCCCCACCTGCTTCTCCGCACACAGCGGAATCAGTTCCAGGGCCATGTCGTTCTGCAGGGTGTAATGGTTGTAGCTCAGCACCACATCGAGTTCGGCCTGGGCCAGCGCCTGTTTGAACATTTGCATCGGGTAACCGCTCACGCCGACGAACCGCACCTTCCCTTTTTGCACCTGTTCCCGCAGGGCCGGCAGCGTCTCCTCAAACACCTGGGTCATGTCGACAAACTCAATATCGTGGCAGAGCACAATATCCAGATGATCGACTTTCATCCGCTCCAGCGAAATGTCGATGCTTTCCGCCACCCGCCGGGCGCTGAAGTCAAAATGCTGCGGCGCGTAACGTCCCAGCTTGGTGCTTAACAGGAAGCGGTCCCGGGGGATGTTCGGCAACACCTGGCCCAGCAGCACTTCGCTCATGCCGCGGCCATAGTAGGGGGACGTATCGATAAAGTTCATGCCGCCGTCGAGCGCCACATGCACGCTCCGCAGCGCCTCGCCCAGGTCGACGTTGCCAAACTCGGCGCCAAGCGACGACGCTCCAAAGCCGATGATCGACAGCTCCAGCCCGGTTTTCCCCAATGTTCGCGTTTCCATCCGTGCCTCTAGTAAATGTTAATAAATCAAGAACGGTTCGCCGGCGCCGCCCTGCCGGGAAGGCGGCTGCCGGCCTCACGCCAGACAAACGTCGGTCGCAGCCGCACTATTTTTTCGGACCGACCAGCTCGACCACGTTCCCATCGGGATCGCGCACCACGGTCAGATAAATGCCTTCGGGAAAGCCCTTCGGCAGGGCGACCGGGCCTTTGGCCAGCGGTTTGACGCCAATTGCCGCCAGACGCTTCACGGCCTGGGTGGTGTCCGTCACCATGATGGTGATATAGCTGTAACCGAGCTGGCTGTGGATGAACGTGTTGTCGCTCTTTTTGTTTTTGACGCCAGGGGTTTGCATCAGTTTCAGTTTCGTCCCGCCGGCTTCGTCGCCCAGGGTCAGCACGCGGATATCGAGAGGCACATTATCGGCCAGCCCCGCGTCGCGGCCGAAATCGCCGCCAACCGAGAAGCCCGTCTGCTCCGTGAAGCCGATCCCCTCGGTGTAAAACTTGACCGACGCTTCGATATCGCTGACCACCACGCCCAGGTCGATCACGCCGGTGGCGAATGCTTTCTCTTCCGCCGGCTTTTTCTCTTCCGCCGACGCCACTCCGGAAACGGCGACCAGCATGGGGATTACGATCAAATAACGAGCGATTTTCATAGGTGTCTCCTCAACAGGGGGTTTCCCGCCTATCGGGCGGGGTCAGCAGATCAGACGGCGCCGGTGATTGTAACCCGAAAACAGTTCGGCGGCGATGATTTGCGAAGAGCCTGCCGGCTGAGTAATCTATGCGTTGGGATGCGGGTCGCGGCGCCCGGTCCTGGACCCCATGCGGCCCTCGCCGCACCAGGCGCCCGCCCCGATCGACACCCTGCCTGACCACCCACCCACAACCCCCGGCCTGATCGCCTTCGGAGGAGAATTCGATGACACGCCTGTTTTGCGGTTTACTCGCGGTTTGGGGATGCCTTGCTGCGCTCACGGCGCCGGCTGCTGGCCAGAGCGTCATCCCCGACGCCCGACTCGATGCGATCGTGCGGAAGTATGTGTTTGAGAAGCGGAACAACGAAGAACCGCTCACCGCCGACGACCTGAAAACCCTCTCCACCATCCAGGGGGACGCGACCGGCGTCAAAAGCCTCGACGGTCTGGAACACTGCCACGCGCTGCTGCTGCTGGACCTGCACGGCGGCCAGATCAGCGACCTCCAGCCGCTGGCCGAACTGACCGACCTGCAGTCGCTCACACTTGCGAACAACAAGATCAGCGACATCAATCCCCTCGCCAAACTGACCAGCCTGCAGTACCTGCAGCTGGCCGGGAACCAGGTCGAAGATATCAGCGTGGTCGCCGGCTTTGAGAACTTGCGCACGCTCGATCTGACCGACAACCGCGTCAAGGATCTCAAACCGCTGGCCAAAGCGACCAAAGTCTGGTCGCTGTATCTCGACGGGAACCAGGTCAGCGATCTGACGCCCCTGTCGAGCCTGACCTGGCTGTCGACGCTCGGCCTGTCGCGAAACCAGGTGAAGGATCTGGCGCCCCTCCAGGGGTCCAGCGAATGGAAGTACCTGTTCCTGCAGGAGAACAAAATCGCCAACCTGGGCGAGCTGCTGAAGATGGCCGAAGCCGACGCTGCCGGCCCGCAGCGATTTGCTCCCTTCTGGCGAATCTACCTCGCCGGCAATCCGCTTTCCGACGAGGCCCAGCAGAAACAGGCCGAAGCGATCCGCAAACTGGGCGGTCGGGTGCTGCTGGAAGATCCCAAAAAATAACGCCGCCGCTACGGCCTGACGGCGATTGCCTGCAGCCGCCCTGTCGCTGAAAATGCAACGGCCGTCCGCCCCCGCCAGGATCCGCAGGGGGCGGCCCTTTCCCCAGGCGACGCCGTCGATCATGTCCAACGCCTCCGCTGAACTACCCGCACTTTCCCAGACCGTCGCCCAGGGGCTGCTCGCCCTGCGTCGCCGGATGGTGCTCTGGGTGTTGCTCGATGGGCTGGCGCAAGTCGGGCTGACGGCCCTCATCTGGGCGACGGTCGACTTCCTGCTGGACTACTACTTTTATCTCGACGTCTCCCAGCGAGCCATCATGCTGGCCCTTGGGGGCGTCGCCATCGCCTGGCGGGCCTGGCGCCGCTGGGTGCGGCCGCTTCTAAAAATGCCGACCGACGACGCATTGTGCCTGCAGGTGGAGCGTCGTTATCCCCACCTGGCCGACCGCCTGATCAGCGCGTTGCAGTTCTCCCGGCTCTCCGCCGCCGAGCAAA is part of the Lignipirellula cremea genome and encodes:
- a CDS encoding SDR family oxidoreductase, yielding MKSDLFNLENETAVVVGGTGVLGGGMAEALAAQGARVAIIGRNEERGQQRVATIEAAGGTAFFQAADAMDRDSLCRARDQIVSRFDTVSVLVNATGGNRPDATLPPGSDFCQLPLEAWRAVFDLNLVGGALSPSQVFGEGMVGAGRGSIINIASMAGMIPLSRVVAYSAAKAAVINLTKFLAREWAEKGVRVNAISPGFFPAEQNRALLFTEDGGYTERGGQIVGHTPMARFGKPEELDGAVVWLASSRASSFVTGQNIVVDGGFSSVTI
- a CDS encoding aldo/keto reductase, which produces METRTLGKTGLELSIIGFGASSLGAEFGNVDLGEALRSVHVALDGGMNFIDTSPYYGRGMSEVLLGQVLPNIPRDRFLLSTKLGRYAPQHFDFSARRVAESIDISLERMKVDHLDIVLCHDIEFVDMTQVFEETLPALREQVQKGKVRFVGVSGYPMQMFKQALAQAELDVVLSYNHYTLQNDMALELIPLCAEKQVGLMNAAPFSARLLTNAALPPWHKATPQVRAIAAEAARHCHSRGVDIAQLALQFSIANPSFSTCITGTADPRQVTAWLEWAQQPLDEQLLAEVQAILQPIHNWFYVEGRPENNDPPRTVVE
- a CDS encoding VOC family protein; amino-acid sequence: MKIARYLIVIPMLVAVSGVASAEEKKPAEEKAFATGVIDLGVVVSDIEASVKFYTEGIGFTEQTGFSVGGDFGRDAGLADNVPLDIRVLTLGDEAGGTKLKLMQTPGVKNKKSDNTFIHSQLGYSYITIMVTDTTQAVKRLAAIGVKPLAKGPVALPKGFPEGIYLTVVRDPDGNVVELVGPKK
- a CDS encoding RbsD/FucU family protein, producing MLKMQLIHPTILGVLGGAGHHSKVLIADGNYPASSKIGPQAELLHLNLMPGLVTCNQVLQALISAVPLEAVNTMMYETTGPYALTEDPPVWDEYRQSMQDGGLEIGLEPIEKWAFYEAVATPDHVLTIQTADQQRFANILLTIGVRMD
- a CDS encoding tagaturonate epimerase family protein, whose amino-acid sequence is MNSPTSNRCETLGLAPSFGFGDRIGLATPGHVAAMQRAGAGIEPIFPQQSIREMTRTQRTAQQVMDDALTGAASAGWTGRIGADADHLKTPADVDLTAAVGFTFFTIDPSDAVDQQADDYSEATLRDKFAAARDAAPWYDQYRGKSIPLPTGQTIELDEQACMRAAVKYGPAIAQALALGDHIRSVHEQLGRDYEIELSVDETDQPTTLAEHYIIADQCLRGGMKLVSLAPRFIGELEKGVDYKGDVGALEASLNQHAAIAELLGPYKLSLHSGSDKLSMYPALARATKGRFHVKTAGTSYLEALRVVARHEESLFRRIVQFARQRYDVDKATYHVSATNAAVPTDDGLEATRLEQLYLERWADTPQGAGFTEPGRQILHCTFGSTLTDPELGPAVRSVLESNPDTYTEVLADHFSRHLAALAEGM
- a CDS encoding leucine-rich repeat domain-containing protein, with protein sequence MTRLFCGLLAVWGCLAALTAPAAGQSVIPDARLDAIVRKYVFEKRNNEEPLTADDLKTLSTIQGDATGVKSLDGLEHCHALLLLDLHGGQISDLQPLAELTDLQSLTLANNKISDINPLAKLTSLQYLQLAGNQVEDISVVAGFENLRTLDLTDNRVKDLKPLAKATKVWSLYLDGNQVSDLTPLSSLTWLSTLGLSRNQVKDLAPLQGSSEWKYLFLQENKIANLGELLKMAEADAAGPQRFAPFWRIYLAGNPLSDEAQQKQAEAIRKLGGRVLLEDPKK
- a CDS encoding zinc-binding alcohol dehydrogenase family protein, producing MKAIRLEEPKNFAQVEVADPGSPGPGQALVRTHRMGICGTDYSGYLGKFPFFKYPRIPGHELGVEVLEVGEGVTQVKPGDRCSVEPYMNCGTCFPCRKGSTNCCESLNVIGVMVDGGLCERFLVRADKLHPSSKLSYEQLALVETLAIGCHATDRGAPKEGDHVLIIGAGPIGLATLEFTRLTGATITVMDMVESRLDFCREKYGVPHTILFQGDGSEVEQIREITGGDKYFVVTDATGNNRSMANAMAYVAPTGTLVYVGITTSEITFLHTALHRPEMTIKGSRNALPADFARIIGLIEDGTIDTQPWITHRVAFDDVIAQFESFTHPESGVIKAVIEVA
- a CDS encoding sugar phosphate isomerase/epimerase family protein, with the translated sequence MMKSAVTVSLVEEARGGPFVFWDGLPAACARAAELGYDAIEIFAPGPDTVDAGELNGLLNQHNLKVAAVGTGAGMVKHGLKLTDPDPAQRTAAREFIRSMIDFGAPYEAPAIIGSMQGRWGGELDLAAALALLAEALEDLGPYAEKAGAPLIYEPLNRYETNLIKTVADGVAFLKTLTTRNVLLLADLFHMNIEEADLAAAVRAGQGYIGHVHFVDSNRQAMGLGHMDFAPIAAALKETGYDGYLSAEAFPLPDADTAAVKTIEAFQRYFRD